The Candidatus Edwardsbacteria bacterium sequence TGACGCAAAAGTTCGGGCACTATCCCTTCCAGAAATACGGGATGGCGGCGGCATACCCGTTCGGCTTCGGGGGAATGGAGCACCAGGACATGACCACCATCAACCGCAGTTGGGTGACCGGGAATTCCCAGAGGGGGATCCTTCACGAACTGGCCCACATGTGGTGGGGCGATCAGGTCACCTGCGGATACTGGTCGGATATCTGGCTCAACGAGGGATTCGCCAGCTATAGCGAGGCCATTTATGACGAATACAAAAATGCCAACCAGCCCGGCATCTATATGATGCAGACCTTCACCAAGGCCCTGAACGCCACCGGCTATGCTATCTACAATCCGCCGCCCGAGTCGCTTTTCGCCTCATCGATGGTCTATGCCAAGGGGGCCTGGGTGCTGCAGGGCCTGCGCTGGGTGATGGGCGATGCTCCGTTCTTTGAAACCCTGGCCGCCTACCGCGACAGCTTCAGCTATGGCAACGCCGTCACCAGCGATTTCCAGAGGATCGCCGAACAACACTACGGAGACTCGCTGAACTGGTTCTTTGACCAGTGGGTGTACCGGGCGGGGCATCCCATCTATTCCACCATCATCTATTACAAGACCCATGATGACAGCAACTCGGCCTGGGTCAATCTGAAGCACACCTCCAACACCGGCGAGCTTTACATGATGCCGCTGGCCCTGGCCTGCAGTACCGGCGTCGGCCCGGACAGCACCATTGTGGTCTGGGACAGCCTGGCGGTTCAGGATATTCTGGTCAACGATGACCAGCCGATCCTTAAAATCAAATTAGATCCTGACAGCTGGGTCTTAAAAGAATGGGAGGACTATCTGCCGGAGATGTCGTCCCTGACCACCAACGGCTCAAAATACGGCGGTAGCCTGATCGATGTCTATTGGCATGATTTCTGGGTGGACACGGCCTGTGCCGGATATAACCTTTATCGGGCCGAAAATATGGCCGGTCCGTTTTCCCGGGTCAACCAGGACATTATTTCCGATACCAGTTACTCCGACACCACCACCTATGACGATACCGAATATTACTACGCAGTGACTGCGGTCAGTTCGATCGACACCTGCTACGAAACGCATCTTTCCGGTGTGCTTTCGTGCGTGGCCGGGGTTGCAGGGGGCAGGCCGGATGGCGGACCT is a genomic window containing:
- a CDS encoding M1 family aminopeptidase, whose product is MKRILMLVMLALAAPLAASASDLETRPPVYNYSLDPGGAKFDTTLDYFIDDYKLYLNLPMYNDSLYGRSSVSMCTNVGGAVTVTFNYGDLVIDSVMDMDGFPCDYDTGAGVMNINVSFKTPSCFVVNIYYRGGGFAKGYHHFLQGGSQLHTMAYTMSEPQDARYWMPCMDEPWFKTTQGCSFYITVPDSYKVASNGILVDTVRSGDSLTWHWQEDRPIATYLMSFAVSNYAFWSDTAYTSIGDTIPLNYFVWPEDSLQAALVFDSVSVMLECLTQKFGHYPFQKYGMAAAYPFGFGGMEHQDMTTINRSWVTGNSQRGILHELAHMWWGDQVTCGYWSDIWLNEGFASYSEAIYDEYKNANQPGIYMMQTFTKALNATGYAIYNPPPESLFASSMVYAKGAWVLQGLRWVMGDAPFFETLAAYRDSFSYGNAVTSDFQRIAEQHYGDSLNWFFDQWVYRAGHPIYSTIIYYKTHDDSNSAWVNLKHTSNTGELYMMPLALACSTGVGPDSTIVVWDSLAVQDILVNDDQPILKIKLDPDSWVLKEWEDYLPEMSSLTTNGSKYGGSLIDVYWHDFWVDTACAGYNLYRAENMAGPFSRVNQDIISDTSYSDTTTYDDTEYYYAVTAVSSIDTCYETHLSGVLSCVAGVAGGRPDGGPVVTDFRLYQNAPNPFTGQTAINYQIPKPGTVSLKIYNIAGQHVKTLADGTQPAGRYTARWDGRDNKGQKVASGLYIYCLNTGDRSFVKKMQYIR